The following nucleotide sequence is from Trifolium pratense cultivar HEN17-A07 linkage group LG2, ARS_RC_1.1, whole genome shotgun sequence.
gtaaaGATGTCATGTCTCCCTCTTTTATGGTCCTAGAGCATTTGACCTTATGTTTTTCCCGAGCTCTCACAGACTCCCAACAGTGGTATTAGAGTCTGGTTCGGCTTGGTGGagaaccaaaatggatcctAATTTTGGATCAACTATAGGATGTGAGAACTCACACTTGAGGAATATTGTTAGATTTCAAATGTGAgtagttaagtctcacatcgaatataaatggaaaaaaaattaattatgattaTTTAAACACCTTTACATTTAGTCACAcgtatacattttttatttttatttttgcttttatCACCAATTTAATCTAGTTAGGGGGTCGGTTCTTGCATCGAATTCACTTTATCATAAgaatattttagacaatttacAAATACCTTTTTTCCCATTTTTCATCTCcttcatttattattttcttttcctttatgAAGGGAgggatattatttatttattgcttACAATCGCAATATCTTACTTATTGGATCCAATGCAAGAATGAGTGATGCTTTGATCCTTCatttcttattttgttttccTTCATGAAGGGAGAAAGTTGAGGGATTCATAGTCTCATAGAACTTGTGACCAAATTAAATGATGATGATCgtgataatataattttttcatgtAAAGTTGAGGTCATTTGCTAATTTCATACGCTTGCCCACCATTTCCTCAGCCTGAAAAGACTCAAAGCTTGAATCTGAAAGCAATATTACATGTGTGATATGGTATCACAACTAAGAGAACTGTCAGCAAAATGTTCTAAAAAATTTGTCATTTTAGTTTTCAATTCAACTTTAATggattatttttaatttcagttGTACTATCTATTATCTAACTAATATTATGTGATTTCTAACCGATCGTTAGCTAGTTTAGTGGTAATTAACGTTGGACTTGATAAGAagtctgaaaccatttaatgcAAGAACCAACCCCTAAATCAGATTAAGCGGTCCAGTAATATAGGAAATTCTATTAGTGTAAAATAATCTTACATAAACATTATTTATCCCATTGCGATAGTAATATTAGATTATTTCACACATATTAAAAAGAAGTTATATGTAAGTCATAATTCaattcataaataatattattaagaCGGGCGACTGCAAATCCTTTTACCCTTTtgtctaagacaaaaaaaaaagttataaataaaaaagtaaaacaacaattttatcaaatattattttaatttgatcaaaaaaattaaaatcaaatattagtttaataagaactcttatataaaaaaaaaaaactaataaagagATATAAAtagaattatataaaaaaaaggagatataaaattataaatagaatgaaaaaattaatattatattgaaaagataaaaaaaaaaaaaacttcttttaaaacaaaaaaaaaaatttcaactcAACTAAGAACATTGtattacattattatatatatatatatatatatatatatatatatatatatatatatatatatatatatataaaaaaaaacattgtattACATATGTATTACATATGCAAGTGTCGGGGGTTTAAATTTAGAATTCACCAATTATTTATCTCAAGGtgtgaatttttaataaaaaaaactttttataatttcttttctttgttaatATGGCACTTAATATTGGAATACGAGTGTTTAGATCATTAATACTTGAATTCCTTAATTATTTTGGTTTAGAGTCTTCAATGAATCTCAGTCAACTCAAAGAGAGTATTTAGATGAAAATATTCAGTCTAACAATATCGACGTTATCAATTGACTTAAATTTTACGGATTGTACAGCTgaccccaaaccagattaaaccggtggtgaaaacaaaaaaaattaattgctCTTAACAATTGCAAATATTATAGGGAGAAAAAATGCAATTAATAttactttgattttttgtttttttaccacAAGTtaaatctggttcgggggttagttctagcatcaagtggttcctgACCCCTCTCATCGCAGTTGCGGGTATCGAACCGCaatccttcctaccaagttcagcgtcaatcaccactgaaccaataGTTACTTATTTGTTTCTTGATGAGTTTAGTCTATAGAACTTAAAAGAGTATAATACCCTGATTTTCATTGgtattaattgttaattataTACAACTATTCTGAAAACTTATTTTGGAAACTaattattacaaataaatatatttcctTTACAAAAGACCACTCTTAATATAAACATATACACTAATTCCATCCACAAAAAGTGACCAAATCTCACGGCAACACCACACAACTATTGAACAGGTCATAGTTACCTTAAACATTCAGAAACCTTTTAACTAACCCAACACTAGTGCCGATAACTTAGGCACTTTCACATGTTACATCACTATTTTCATCTCCTTATATTCCTTCACACACTCCCCTAAAAAACAAGTtcattttctctcaacaattcacttttctctcttcttttttttgttgcaacTATGGCTTCACCTCCATTGAAAAATGAACTTGACATTGTGATTCCTACTATAAGGAACCTTGATTTTTTGGAAATGTGGAGGCCATTTTTTGAACCTTATCATTTGATCATTGTTCAAGATGGTGATCCTTCAAAAACTATTAAGGTTCCACCTGGTTTTGATTATGAACTTTATAATAGGAATGATATTAATAAGCTTCTTGGTCCAAGGGCTTCTTGCATTTCATTCAAGGACTCTGCTTGTCGTTGCTTTGGTTACATGGTTTCTAAGAAGAAGTATATCTTCACCATTGATGATGATTGCTTTGTAAGTTTTTctatcacatttttattttttttattttatttgtttatggaaagatcttgtgttttttttatttaagttatttttgttttgtttattgtttATGGAAAGATCTTGTGTTTCTAACAAGGTCTTAAATTGCGGTTACAATAAGTTGCTACCAACCTTTGCATTGCAGTAATTTGCGGCCACAATTACGGTTGCGTACATCAATTTACAACAATGATTATGATTTTTGTGTcaatattattttagttttttttttttgttttcaatgtgTAATGCATGTATTAGATCTTTGTATTATTGTGTAACAATCTTCTTCAAggtgttatttttgttttcgaAAACATTAGATTTGGAAGTTTTTTAGGCATTGTCTTTGAAAATTGGCTTAATGTTTGCAATAACAGCTATGTAGCACTGACATTTAGATCAAAGGAGTTGAACGTTTGATCTAACACTCGTTAACGTTTGATGCTAACATATATGTGAATATATTTAatcacattaattttttataattattattggGGTCACGCATCTTGTGTCTGAatctgtgtccgtgcttcataatCTATGAGACTAGTTTTGTAGATAAAATAATGTAAATTAGATGTCCCCTGTTTGAAGCCATATCTGCTTTTGTACTTTGGTTAAATTGATTTTGCAAACCATATGTCTATGCATTGATAgaacatttttttcatttataatattattggtaatatttttatatatatagttaatttCTTATGATTTTATTATTTGGTGGCTTAGGTTGCCAATGATCCAACTGGAGCCAAAATCAATGCCCTTGAGCAGCACATCAAGAACCTTTTGTGTCCATCAACACCATTGTTTTTCAATACCCTTTATGACCCTTTTAGAGAAGGGGCGGATTTTGTTCGCGGATACCCTTTTAGTCTTCGTGAAGGTGTTCCAACCGCTATTTCTCATGGACTTTGGCTCAACATTCCTGATTATGATGCTCCTACTCAGCTTGTCAAGCCTCTTGAGAGGAACACTAGGTATGTAATAGTTCTTATGGCATTGTGATCTTTAATATTGAAATCTAGATTgtctgatcttgatcggacAGTTTAGATGTGACGGATAGTTGTAAAGTCACATTGCACATAATTCAAATCCGAAAAATAATAGTAAGAAATGATAGTGTAATGAGATATGATTAAAGATCTTCAGTGTATATAATGATTGTTTAATAATGAGTATTTGTGTTGATGTATAAGGTATGTGGACACTGTTTTGACCATACCAAAAGGAACATTATTTCCAATGTGTGGAATGAACTTGGCATTTGATCGTGATCTGATTGGACCAGCTATGTATTTTGGTCTCATGGGTGATGGTCAGCCAATTGGACGCTACGATGATATGTGGGCTGGCTGGTGCTGCAAGGTACAGATTTAATGTTTTGTGTGAAGATGCGGTGTCAAATTATTTAATGTGATTTGTTTGTCTTTATCTCGTGTTGTGAGTACGGCCTTAAAGATACATTTTTCATGATGATTTTTTCAGGTGATTTGTGATCATTTGGGGCTAGGAATCAAGACTGGACTTCCCTATATCTATCATAGCAAAGCAAGTAACCCATTTGTGAACCTAAGGAAAGAGTACAAAGGCATATTCTGGCAGGAAGATATCATTCCATTTTTCCAAAATATGGTTCTTCCAAAAGAATGCACAACTGTTCAAAAGTGTTACATTGAAATGTCAAAGCAAGTCAAAGAGAAACTTGGAAAGATAGATCCTTATTTTGACAAATTGGCAGATGCTATGGTCACTTGGATTGAAGCTTGGGATGAACTTAACCCTGCCAAAGCATCATCTTAAGTCAATCACAAAGCATAAACCAATgttaaactattaaaaaaaagttgaagtAACGacggaaaaataaaattgatcgACAAGTTTGGCATCGCTAATACTTGGCGACAAAATTAGAGACGGGTTTATCTCTTTTTGTCTCTAAATATCCGTcggtatttcaattttttatagtaGTTGTTCAATTGCAAACATTGCCAATGATCTTGAGTTTGAGCTATTTAAATACGTtgtgtaattttgtttttaatgttattgtCACTATAAATTTGCAGCATTGTTAGCTGCAATTCTAATTTTAAACATGTGGTTTAAGGTTAGAAACAATAAAGTACAATGATCTAGTTCATTGTTTActtgtgattttgttttatgatgAGTATTGGAGATCATTAATTGTTTGTTGGACCTTATATCATTTTGgaatctatttgtttttatgcgAAAGCAAGTGTTGTTAGtcattatttatgtttttaatatagATCAAAAGCGAGTGTCGCCTATAAGATTTTGGGTGCCATGGGCgagttcaaaattcaaatactaCAGTAACACAATGTCTGTCTTGCAAATTTAACCACCAAAATACGGAGACAAATCGCATGCAGTAATTGCGTGCCTATAATCAACTACAATCTTTTGATCATGAATCAATAGCAGAGATTATTTCATAGAGATTTTTCAATAGTGTAATATCAACCGACCGATCTTAAATCAATGGGTCGGATTTCTTACAGTGTGAAACTGTGGCATATGCTTCCAACAGGGGATCTTGGTCCCAAAATACTAGTAGTAGTTGTTTAGTCTTATAAGATTTGGAACCTTATGTCAACCTTATACTTTCTAGCTATGATATTATTTGAAGAGTCGTACGTACTACTGCATGAGCAAGATCTAGCTAGCTGTGATTTTGGTTCAATTGGGTGGGTACAATTGCTGGTATCCTTTCAACTTTGCAATTACTTGTGTACTGTGTACCAAACTCTCTGAATTTGTTGCAGTAGTAATTACTGTTACATTTGGATATGTGTCACATACTAGGTGTTTACACTGGTTGTAATTACTAGTTCTTGTCCCTTTGACTCTGTTTTTATGGGTCACTAAGCTTATTGAGTCAATGTGCTATAAGTTATTTACTTTTACCCTTCACCGACACTACTGGTGATTCTTTTAGGGTGCAATGTTGAAGGACACactcaaagaaaaataaatatatggaTTATGATATCCTCTTCACGTAATTACATAGACTAATTTCTCGAATTATGTAAGATCGTAAAAGACATGAGTAAAACTTAAGGTCATAATAGACAGTAAAGTTATCTCTCTAAAGGTTGAAAACTTATGTATTTTCAAAGATAAATTCAAACTCATATATATGATTACACTGAAAGAGACTTGAATCATCTCATCCAAATTCACTACTTGAAGTTTCTGACAATCACACATTATACATCAACCACTCGCACTTGACTTCGTTGTTATAGCTTCTTCTATCATATCATAAGTGCTTAAATTCAGCAAGTTATGTAAGATCGTAATAAACGGTAGTAAAGCTTAAGGTCATAATAATAGACGGTAAAGTTCTCTCGAAATGTTGAAaacttttgtatttttaaagttaaattCAAACTCATAATAGTAACACTGAAAGAGACTTGAATCATCTCATCCAAATTCACTACCAGAAGTTTCTGACATTTTCGACATTCACACATTATACATCAACCACTCGCACTTGACATCGATGTTATAGCTTCTATCATATCATAAGTGCTTAAATTCAATAAGTTATGAGACAACCAACATAGTCACATGCATTTGACTCCAATGTATAGTACCTATCATATCATAAGTGCTTAAATTCATTAAGTTATGACACAAACAATAGTCATACAATTGTAACCAGAATAACAAATGAAAATGTGAAACCTCAGAAAATTGAAATCATGAGGTCCTCCCATGTTTAAAACAACATAATAAATCACCACAATACACtttcaaaaacacaaaaaaaaaaaatgtaaaattgtGAACAGTCTTCAAGAACCTGCATGCTCAAATTTAGTGGTCACAAAAATCTGTCATTATTTTTCTACAGTGTATACATATACGtatacataaatataaataaatataaaagcaAGACCTCTCAACATTTTTACTTCTATTTTACTTCTCGAGTAAAGTCATGGTTTGCATGCAAGTCAAAGGTTTAGATGTCAGCTCAGTGTTACGAGTTTGATCTTATAATCGTAAAGGACGGGGTTCAAATTCCCTCGAGGACCGTTGCAAAATGACAATTAGTAACATTGTAATTAATCATCATTTCATTATTctcaaatcttaaaaaaaaaaaatgcatatcaaAAGTTGAAACACAGCTATATGAAACACcaaatcaaaattcaattaaaaaacaacTAATGTTTAACAAAatacaaattttcaaaatacaattaaaataaaaataaaaagaacagatttaaatatcaaatttgatgCTATATGCCTTAATCTTGCTCCAAAATTTAACTTAATTATTCATTGAGCAAAGAGGCACATTAACTAGAAGATATCTTAGCTCAGCTCACTCTGCAAAATTTGATGAAAACAAATAGGCTTTCTTTAGTAACCAAAAAATGTAGACTTTTTTTTCTCGTGAAAATTGATTTCAAGAATCTGATTTTATGAGCTAAGAAGTGGAAGTATTTTCTTCAGTCTTTGGCTTCTTACTTTTgggttcttcttcattattttcttCATGGTTGAGAACTCCATTAAGTGCTGCTTCACCTAAGAGGGAGATATGCTTGCTAGTGATTGTGCGTCCCGCCCTTAATTTTGGACCCCAATGTTTTTCAGGATTTGGAAGAAACCTCGCAACTTTCTTTGCTTGCGCCTTGCTGAGAGACGCTACAGCTCGAGCAAAATTAGCCTGAAAAGGACATAAGACAAGAAAAATTTTACTACGCGAGACCATAAGTCGGGACAAAATCGGACCAAGTCCAAACATGTTCAAAggtaataatattatatatgccacatttggataaacaacttaatttcaTATAAGTGCGTAGGTATTTCTGTAACAAAAGTTAAGTAAAGTTAGGCCattttcatataagttataaatATGTCATACAATGTTTCATAAACTCTCTTAAACattctcacaagtgcttatgtcatTTGAGGACCCGtttggtaacccagctcaaattcaggataagaattttaactatagagacaggataggataagcttcaggattaacttatcatatcttgttgtgtcaccaaacactggattgagacaggatatgatacagttatcaaataagtcaatctaaacagaccttcattaataaatataaattataaaaaagaaatcataTTTTAAGGCATTTGCTTGAATTAAGCACTTGTTCGATATGCGCATATCATATGAGAGTTATGCATAAGAGAATTATGTGTAAGTTGTTTCTGTAATCTAAGAGATGATGGGGATAACTCCACAGTAACACTATaaaagctatttctataacctATCTTTGGAGAGCATATAAAAATGAGTTGAAACTGAAACAGCCTTTTTGACACATCATAAGCTAGTTTTATAAACTCTTCCAAAC
It contains:
- the LOC123908661 gene encoding UDP-arabinopyranose mutase 1-like — encoded protein: MASPPLKNELDIVIPTIRNLDFLEMWRPFFEPYHLIIVQDGDPSKTIKVPPGFDYELYNRNDINKLLGPRASCISFKDSACRCFGYMVSKKKYIFTIDDDCFVANDPTGAKINALEQHIKNLLCPSTPLFFNTLYDPFREGADFVRGYPFSLREGVPTAISHGLWLNIPDYDAPTQLVKPLERNTRYVDTVLTIPKGTLFPMCGMNLAFDRDLIGPAMYFGLMGDGQPIGRYDDMWAGWCCKVICDHLGLGIKTGLPYIYHSKASNPFVNLRKEYKGIFWQEDIIPFFQNMVLPKECTTVQKCYIEMSKQVKEKLGKIDPYFDKLADAMVTWIEAWDELNPAKASS